A genomic stretch from Sphingomonas sp. HDW15A includes:
- a CDS encoding ABC transporter ATP-binding protein produces MTSLASAHEISIPGRIGPLSLSIQAAELIAVVGPNGGGKTSLLRALAQVEEASGEVEIGGEVIAAVAPNRRTRLIGLLPASRDTAWPVRVRDLLTLGLSSHDSKAIEDEFEAFELAPLAGRTVDRLSTGERSRVLLARMFAADPALMLLDEPLANLDPYWVRRLLDRLQERKRDASAATLATLHDLAQLHHFDRVIGVENGSIAFDGPPDCFLTSVSFENIFRISAAELGLQLS; encoded by the coding sequence ATGACTTCACTGGCATCAGCCCATGAGATTTCCATCCCGGGCCGAATTGGGCCGCTCAGCCTCTCGATTCAGGCGGCGGAATTGATTGCCGTCGTGGGGCCGAACGGTGGCGGGAAAACCAGTCTTTTGAGGGCTCTCGCTCAGGTCGAGGAGGCGAGCGGCGAAGTTGAGATAGGCGGAGAGGTCATTGCCGCGGTCGCACCCAATCGCCGGACGCGCCTGATCGGCTTGCTGCCGGCATCGCGCGACACGGCCTGGCCGGTTCGCGTACGTGACCTCCTGACACTTGGCCTTAGCAGCCACGACTCGAAGGCGATTGAAGATGAATTCGAAGCGTTTGAGCTGGCACCTTTGGCGGGACGCACTGTCGACCGGTTATCCACTGGCGAGCGATCGCGGGTTCTGCTTGCCAGAATGTTCGCCGCAGACCCAGCGCTGATGCTCCTCGATGAACCGCTTGCGAATCTCGACCCTTACTGGGTTCGCAGGCTTCTGGACCGTCTCCAAGAACGGAAAAGAGACGCGAGCGCTGCGACGCTCGCAACGCTGCACGACCTTGCACAATTACATCATTTCGACCGCGTCATAGGGGTCGAAAACGGGTCGATTGCGTTCGACGGCCCGCCGGACTGCTTTTTGACGAGCGTGAGTTTCGAAAATATCTTTCGGATCTCTGCCGCTGAGCTCGGCCTGCAGCTGAGCTAG
- a CDS encoding iron ABC transporter permease encodes MSRITIAIGLLLLAAAHLLLPWAPVEAIRLARPELLETFLFELRAPRTMLALGYGATLGLTGAALQALFANPLASPDLTGSTGGAALGAVIAAYWLGLSSPLAMAFAGAVGALCALALLVILAGRRAEPASLLLAGLAIALAAGAATSLSLALAPSPFAFYDAFDWLMGSFADRSLAQAAVALIPAGLAGVLIARRANAIDLLVLGEDVVAAAGLRPRRLALEIIVLSSIAVGACVAVCGAIGFVGLIAPVIARRISAGHPGRAMIPAAAIGASLVVAADLVSRMVEVNRSIPVGVLTTIAGTPIFIAILLSMRRRLTS; translated from the coding sequence TTGAGCCGGATCACGATCGCAATCGGACTTTTGCTTCTGGCGGCAGCGCATTTGCTTCTGCCCTGGGCGCCCGTCGAGGCAATTCGCCTTGCCCGCCCGGAATTGCTTGAGACCTTCTTGTTTGAGTTGCGCGCTCCGCGAACAATGCTTGCGCTAGGCTACGGTGCCACGCTGGGTCTGACTGGCGCGGCGCTGCAAGCCTTGTTCGCGAACCCGCTCGCATCGCCCGACCTCACGGGATCCACAGGCGGAGCTGCTCTTGGCGCGGTCATCGCCGCTTACTGGCTCGGCCTTTCATCGCCCCTGGCAATGGCATTTGCGGGCGCCGTTGGCGCGCTTTGCGCGCTTGCTCTTCTTGTCATTCTCGCAGGTCGCCGGGCGGAACCCGCGTCACTTCTGCTTGCAGGTCTCGCAATCGCGCTTGCTGCCGGTGCGGCCACAAGCCTGTCCTTGGCCCTGGCCCCTTCCCCCTTTGCCTTTTACGACGCGTTCGACTGGCTGATGGGCAGCTTCGCCGACCGCAGCTTGGCACAGGCTGCAGTGGCCCTGATTCCTGCGGGACTAGCCGGCGTGCTCATTGCCCGGCGGGCTAATGCCATCGATTTACTTGTTTTGGGGGAAGACGTGGTCGCAGCTGCCGGACTCCGCCCTCGGCGCCTCGCGCTCGAAATCATCGTTCTTTCATCGATCGCAGTCGGGGCATGCGTGGCGGTTTGCGGCGCGATTGGCTTTGTCGGACTCATCGCCCCTGTCATCGCTCGGCGCATATCGGCCGGGCACCCCGGCCGCGCGATGATTCCCGCAGCCGCCATAGGCGCCTCGTTGGTCGTCGCCGCGGACCTGGTTTCGCGAATGGTCGAGGTCAACCGGTCTATCCCCGTGGGCGTTCTCACAACGATTGCCGGCACTCCGATATTCATCGCCATCCTGCTGTCGATGCGGCGGAGGCTGACGTCATGA
- a CDS encoding TonB-dependent receptor: MSGRYNDSRVRASVTYFRQRLKDEIVDNATFTSTLNADGTSKRQGIEAELHWSPGKWLDLSAGMSWLDSTQQVHNSPDEQEIRRPKHSGFLSANGVRGRLTYGLSVAYTGENRDRRDSFPFELVDLDAFWLGSARLGWRVSRKTELFARFSNVFDADYEDVVGYRTLRRGAYAGLRVAGGR, from the coding sequence TTGAGCGGCCGCTATAACGACTCGCGCGTCAGGGCATCGGTCACCTATTTCCGCCAACGTCTGAAAGACGAAATCGTCGACAATGCGACCTTCACCAGCACTCTGAACGCGGACGGCACGAGCAAACGCCAGGGCATTGAGGCCGAGCTTCATTGGTCACCGGGTAAGTGGCTCGACCTGTCCGCGGGCATGTCCTGGCTCGACTCGACCCAGCAGGTTCATAACTCCCCTGATGAACAAGAGATAAGGCGCCCTAAACATAGCGGTTTTCTTTCCGCGAATGGCGTTCGTGGTCGCCTGACCTATGGCCTGTCTGTTGCCTACACCGGAGAGAATCGCGACCGCCGCGACAGCTTCCCGTTCGAACTGGTTGATCTCGATGCCTTCTGGCTTGGCAGTGCAAGGCTCGGTTGGCGCGTTTCAAGAAAGACTGAACTGTTCGCGCGCTTCAGCAACGTTTTCGATGCCGACTATGAGGACGTCGTCGGCTATCGCACTCTAAGGAGAGGCGCATATGCCGGCCTTCGCGTTGCTGGCGGCCGCTAG
- a CDS encoding TonB-dependent receptor encodes MDIPPVGPLQSDSIVITASRTEQEQAESAASSIVIDAETITRIGEPMTLDFLRLTPTAAVSVSGTPGSQAQVRIRGAEANHTLLFVDGIRANDPAAANEPRFELLNADLASRIEVVRGPQSALWGSEAIGGVVAVDGITATGSSAHGEIGSYGFYRASATAGLATGRLGLALGAGIQGSDGIDAFGTSGGDRDGYSNIALRGRAAVALGDTSEAGINGFAIRSESQFDGFSPLTFSRADTRDETRNRLSAGRVWISHKGDRWDARLAASLLGSSNRNSLDDNFLNRTDARRWATSGQVSRVFETRGVGHRLTGAIEGEWEHYRAEDEAFGGFTDQKRSRNHLSATMEWQAKLGEWLVTDVAVRHDAFNRFKDTTTARLSALATFGPGISITASWGEGIAQPSFNDLYGFFPGGSQAIPTSSPNDREAMS; translated from the coding sequence ATGGACATTCCGCCCGTCGGGCCCTTGCAGAGCGATAGCATCGTTATCACCGCTTCAAGGACCGAGCAGGAACAGGCCGAAAGCGCTGCGAGCAGCATCGTCATCGACGCCGAGACCATCACGAGGATCGGTGAGCCGATGACACTCGACTTCCTGCGTTTGACGCCAACTGCCGCCGTTTCGGTCAGTGGCACGCCCGGCTCACAGGCGCAGGTTCGTATCCGGGGTGCCGAGGCCAATCATACCTTGTTATTCGTCGACGGCATCCGCGCGAACGATCCCGCGGCAGCGAACGAGCCGCGCTTCGAACTGCTGAACGCTGACCTTGCATCCCGGATCGAGGTCGTGCGCGGTCCGCAATCGGCATTGTGGGGTTCAGAGGCCATCGGCGGGGTCGTCGCCGTCGACGGAATTACGGCAACTGGCTCGTCAGCGCATGGCGAAATTGGCTCCTACGGCTTCTACAGGGCGTCCGCGACTGCCGGATTGGCGACAGGCCGACTTGGGTTGGCGTTGGGCGCCGGGATCCAGGGCTCAGACGGAATTGACGCTTTTGGCACGTCGGGCGGGGACAGGGACGGTTATTCCAATATAGCATTACGAGGCCGGGCTGCGGTCGCGCTTGGGGACACTAGCGAAGCGGGGATCAATGGCTTTGCCATACGCTCGGAGAGCCAGTTCGACGGGTTCAGCCCGCTGACGTTCTCACGTGCCGATACGCGCGACGAGACAAGGAACCGGCTCTCTGCGGGACGAGTCTGGATCTCGCATAAGGGCGACCGATGGGACGCGCGACTCGCAGCTTCGCTATTGGGGTCGAGCAATCGCAATTCCCTGGACGACAACTTTCTCAACAGGACCGACGCCAGGCGCTGGGCGACGAGCGGCCAAGTGTCACGGGTGTTCGAAACGAGAGGCGTCGGGCATCGCCTCACCGGCGCGATCGAGGGGGAATGGGAGCATTATCGCGCCGAGGATGAGGCGTTCGGCGGATTCACCGATCAGAAGCGCTCCCGCAACCATCTTTCCGCAACAATGGAGTGGCAGGCGAAACTGGGCGAATGGCTGGTGACGGACGTTGCCGTTCGCCATGACGCGTTCAACCGCTTCAAGGATACAACGACGGCGCGCCTTTCCGCGCTGGCCACTTTCGGGCCCGGTATTTCGATCACCGCTTCCTGGGGCGAAGGGATCGCGCAACCGAGCTTCAACGACCTCTACGGCTTCTTCCCCGGGGGTTCACAGGCAATCCCGACCTCAAGCCCGAACGATCGCGAGGCTATGAGTTGA
- the rpmE gene encoding 50S ribosomal protein L31 → MKSGTHPDYHMINVEMTDGTTFQTRSTWGKEGDTLHLDIDPKTHPAWTGGNTRLLQEGGQVARFNKRFGGLSLSKK, encoded by the coding sequence ATGAAGTCCGGGACTCACCCCGATTATCACATGATCAACGTCGAAATGACCGACGGCACGACCTTCCAGACCCGCTCCACCTGGGGCAAGGAAGGCGACACGCTGCACCTCGACATCGATCCCAAGACCCACCCGGCCTGGACCGGCGGCAATACCCGCCTGCTTCAGGAAGGCGGCCAGGTCGCGCGCTTCAACAAGCGCTTTGGCGGCCTCTCGCTCTCGAAAAAGTAG
- a CDS encoding GNAT family N-acetyltransferase, giving the protein MAEKLRSAPTLETGRLLLRAWRKDDFRPWQAIMHQPDVHRHFGPTPIGEEELWRRMAAGVGSWPLLGIGSWAVERKADGRLIGNVGLFNAWRALEPVFGEEPEMGWIFSTEVHGQGMAGEACRAALDWFDAHVEPVPVWAIIAPENTPSLKLAERLGFIHHNETIYNGEPTFVLKRTL; this is encoded by the coding sequence GTGGCAGAGAAGCTTCGCTCGGCTCCGACACTGGAGACCGGGCGATTGCTTTTGCGGGCCTGGCGCAAGGACGACTTTCGCCCCTGGCAGGCAATCATGCATCAGCCAGACGTGCACCGTCACTTCGGACCGACTCCGATCGGCGAGGAAGAGCTTTGGCGGCGGATGGCGGCTGGCGTCGGAAGTTGGCCGCTCCTCGGCATCGGAAGCTGGGCAGTCGAGCGAAAGGCCGATGGCCGTCTCATTGGCAACGTCGGTCTGTTCAATGCCTGGCGCGCGCTCGAGCCCGTTTTCGGCGAGGAACCCGAGATGGGCTGGATTTTCTCGACCGAAGTTCATGGGCAGGGCATGGCGGGCGAAGCGTGCCGCGCGGCGCTCGACTGGTTCGATGCCCACGTCGAGCCGGTGCCGGTCTGGGCGATCATCGCCCCTGAAAACACGCCCTCGCTTAAGCTGGCGGAGCGCCTCGGTTTCATTCACCATAACGAGACGATTTACAATGGTGAGCCGACGTTCGTCTTGAAGCGCACGCTTTAG
- a CDS encoding DUF2207 domain-containing protein — MRRLLAAFALLLALAAPAAAEERILSFDSTVAIQPDASLDVTETIRVNAENVQINRGIYRDFPTRYKGRHGERIRVGFELLETTRDGQPEPNKVEGRGNGVRIYLGDPDQYVPVGEHVYTIRYRATRMLGRFDAFDEIYWNVTGNGWVFPIDRATATITLPSPASFFQPSAYTGPQGSDTGRGRVIDQRPGSISFATTAPLGSYEGFTVAAAFPKDVVPLPPSSTRLGWLLSDVAPPAFAGAGLMVVLGFLMTAYRRAGRDPPEGTVVPIFSPPDDLSPAAMRYVTEQSFDDRAFAAAIIDSAVKGHVRLEEESGLLGFGKKRYLVGTETTGAKPLDAAEGSAIAALVSPGERLEMDNEHHATFSAAKKLLSDSFDKRFAGSAFNRNTGWAAAAVGVWALAMLLTVAAVAYGEGMASASWAFLPGALLLLAFLAWKLVRKDGTAGCLGKAVAALFTLAAVMTGFPLFPLALSSGNWIPIVIAAVGLPLALSSFFWISAPTKAGRGMLDRIAGFKQYLSITERERLDRMQAPDDTLQLFEKYLPYAIALDVENRWADRFASQLAAASAAAQASGSTFGWYSGTSDPWNDPGGFVDSVGSSLSNSISSASTAPGSSSGSGGGGSSGGGGGGGGGGGW, encoded by the coding sequence ATGCGCCGGCTGCTCGCAGCCTTTGCCCTGCTGCTGGCGCTGGCCGCTCCGGCGGCCGCCGAGGAGCGCATCCTGTCGTTCGACAGCACAGTCGCGATCCAGCCCGACGCTTCGCTGGACGTCACGGAAACGATTCGGGTCAACGCCGAGAACGTCCAGATCAATCGCGGCATCTACCGCGATTTCCCGACCCGCTACAAAGGCCGCCACGGCGAGCGCATCAGGGTCGGCTTCGAGCTCTTGGAGACGACTCGCGACGGCCAGCCGGAGCCGAACAAGGTCGAAGGTCGCGGCAATGGCGTCCGGATCTACCTGGGCGACCCTGACCAATATGTACCGGTCGGCGAGCATGTTTACACCATACGCTATCGGGCGACGCGGATGCTCGGCCGGTTCGACGCGTTCGACGAAATTTACTGGAACGTCACCGGAAACGGCTGGGTCTTCCCTATCGACCGCGCGACCGCGACCATCACCCTACCGTCGCCCGCCTCATTCTTCCAGCCAAGCGCCTATACCGGGCCGCAAGGCAGCGACACGGGCCGGGGCCGGGTGATCGACCAGAGGCCCGGATCGATCAGCTTCGCGACGACTGCACCATTGGGATCTTATGAGGGCTTCACGGTCGCGGCTGCCTTTCCGAAGGATGTCGTACCGCTTCCCCCCTCCTCAACGCGACTCGGCTGGCTGCTAAGCGACGTTGCTCCGCCCGCATTCGCCGGCGCCGGTCTTATGGTCGTACTGGGCTTCCTGATGACGGCCTACCGCCGCGCCGGACGGGACCCGCCCGAAGGGACTGTAGTTCCAATCTTCTCTCCGCCAGACGACCTCTCCCCCGCCGCGATGCGTTACGTCACCGAACAAAGCTTCGATGATCGCGCCTTTGCCGCAGCCATCATCGATTCCGCGGTCAAAGGCCATGTCCGTTTGGAAGAAGAATCCGGACTGCTTGGCTTCGGGAAGAAGCGGTACCTTGTTGGGACGGAGACGACGGGAGCCAAGCCGCTCGATGCAGCGGAAGGAAGCGCCATCGCCGCCCTCGTCTCCCCGGGGGAACGGCTGGAGATGGATAACGAACATCACGCGACCTTCTCCGCCGCGAAGAAGCTCCTGTCCGACTCCTTCGACAAGCGTTTTGCCGGCTCCGCCTTCAATCGAAACACCGGTTGGGCAGCGGCCGCCGTCGGCGTCTGGGCGCTTGCCATGCTGCTGACCGTCGCTGCAGTGGCCTATGGCGAGGGCATGGCTTCGGCAAGCTGGGCGTTCCTGCCGGGCGCGTTGCTGCTGCTCGCTTTCCTGGCATGGAAGCTGGTGCGGAAGGACGGAACCGCCGGGTGTCTCGGCAAGGCTGTGGCCGCGCTATTCACGCTCGCGGCCGTGATGACCGGCTTTCCGCTCTTTCCGCTGGCGCTGTCCTCGGGCAACTGGATCCCGATCGTCATTGCGGCCGTCGGCCTGCCGCTGGCGCTGAGCAGCTTCTTCTGGATCAGTGCGCCGACCAAAGCCGGGCGCGGGATGCTCGATCGCATTGCCGGCTTCAAACAGTATCTTTCCATAACCGAGCGCGAGCGTCTCGACCGGATGCAGGCGCCGGACGACACGCTACAGCTGTTCGAGAAGTATCTCCCCTACGCCATCGCACTCGATGTCGAGAACCGGTGGGCGGACCGTTTCGCATCGCAACTCGCGGCGGCGTCGGCTGCGGCGCAGGCAAGCGGTTCGACATTCGGATGGTATTCGGGGACATCGGATCCATGGAACGACCCGGGCGGGTTCGTCGATTCCGTCGGATCTTCCCTGTCCAACAGCATCTCGTCGGCATCCACCGCTCCCGGTTCTTCCAGCGGCTCCGGTGGCGGCGGTTCGTCGGGCGGCGGCGGCGGCGGCGGCGGCGGTGGCGGGTGGTGA
- a CDS encoding LemA family protein, translating into MTLGIIFAVVFVIILFAVMIYNRLVRLRALVKEAFSGITVQLRRRADLIPNLVETVKGYASHEKATFEAITAARGAMTGASGVAATAAADAQMTGLIGRLFAVAEAYPELRASENFQQLQGELSTIEGELQSARRYYNATARDLNTRIQSFPDMFFARPLGFTEEEYYKDEDPAIQSAPKIDFKA; encoded by the coding sequence ATGACCTTGGGCATCATTTTCGCCGTCGTTTTCGTCATCATCCTGTTCGCGGTGATGATCTACAATCGGCTGGTGCGCTTGCGCGCACTGGTGAAGGAAGCCTTCAGCGGGATCACCGTGCAGCTTCGCCGCCGCGCAGACCTCATCCCCAACCTGGTCGAGACTGTGAAAGGGTATGCGAGTCACGAAAAAGCCACCTTCGAGGCGATCACGGCGGCCCGCGGAGCCATGACGGGCGCGAGCGGGGTTGCCGCCACTGCCGCGGCTGATGCCCAGATGACCGGGCTGATCGGACGCCTGTTCGCGGTCGCCGAGGCCTATCCGGAACTGCGCGCGAGCGAGAACTTCCAGCAACTCCAGGGTGAACTGAGCACCATTGAAGGGGAGCTTCAGTCAGCGCGCCGCTACTACAATGCGACGGCGCGAGACCTGAATACGCGCATCCAGTCCTTCCCGGACATGTTCTTCGCGCGGCCGCTCGGCTTCACCGAAGAGGAATATTACAAGGACGAGGATCCGGCGATCCAGTCGGCCCCGAAAATCGACTTCAAGGCCTGA
- a CDS encoding acyl-CoA dehydrogenase produces MKPFDWEDPFGLNEQLSDEERMVRDTAENYAQAELQPRVTKAYLEEDFDREIMREMGKLGLLGATISPEYGGAGLGYVSYGLIARAVERVDSGYRSACSVQSSLVMHPINAYGSEEQRRKYLPGLASGELVGCFGLTEPDAGSDPGGMRTRAEKIEGGYRLRGSKMWITNSPIADVFVVWAKSEAHGGAIRGFVLEKGMKGLSAPKIKEKLSLRASITGEIVMDGVEIGEDALFPEISGLKGPFGCLNRARYGIGWGAMGAAEACYAAARRYTLDRKQFDRPLAANQLVQLKLANMITDITLGLQAALRVGRRMEDGVLIPETISLIKRNNVGKALDIARIARDMHGGNGISAEFQVMRHAANLETVNTYEGTHDVHALIMGRAITGISAF; encoded by the coding sequence ATCAAGCCATTCGACTGGGAGGACCCCTTCGGGCTCAACGAACAGTTGAGCGACGAAGAACGGATGGTGCGCGACACCGCCGAGAATTACGCCCAAGCGGAGCTTCAGCCGCGGGTCACAAAGGCCTATCTCGAGGAAGATTTCGACCGCGAAATCATGCGCGAGATGGGCAAGCTTGGCCTGTTAGGCGCGACGATCTCGCCCGAATATGGCGGCGCCGGCCTCGGCTACGTCAGCTATGGCCTCATTGCCCGCGCGGTTGAGCGGGTCGACAGCGGCTACCGCTCCGCCTGCTCGGTCCAGAGCTCGCTCGTCATGCACCCGATCAATGCCTACGGATCGGAAGAGCAGAGGCGGAAGTATTTGCCCGGCCTGGCCAGCGGCGAGCTGGTCGGTTGCTTCGGGCTGACCGAACCGGACGCCGGCTCGGATCCCGGCGGGATGCGTACCCGGGCCGAGAAGATCGAGGGCGGCTATCGCCTCCGCGGCTCGAAGATGTGGATCACCAACTCGCCGATCGCCGACGTCTTCGTCGTTTGGGCGAAGTCCGAGGCGCATGGCGGCGCGATCCGTGGGTTCGTGCTGGAAAAGGGCATGAAGGGGCTGTCCGCGCCCAAGATCAAGGAGAAGCTCTCCTTGCGCGCCTCGATCACCGGCGAGATCGTCATGGATGGAGTCGAGATCGGCGAGGACGCCCTGTTCCCTGAGATTTCAGGACTGAAGGGCCCGTTCGGATGCCTCAATCGCGCGCGTTACGGCATCGGCTGGGGCGCAATGGGAGCGGCTGAAGCCTGTTACGCCGCTGCACGCCGCTACACGCTCGACCGCAAGCAATTCGATCGCCCGCTCGCCGCCAATCAGCTCGTCCAGCTGAAGCTGGCGAACATGATCACCGACATCACGCTCGGGCTTCAGGCGGCCCTTCGCGTCGGGCGGAGGATGGAAGATGGAGTGCTGATCCCTGAGACGATTAGCCTCATCAAGCGTAACAATGTCGGCAAAGCGCTCGACATCGCGCGGATCGCCCGCGACATGCACGGCGGCAACGGCATTTCCGCGGAGTTCCAGGTGATGCGCCACGCTGCAAACCTCGAGACGGTCAACACCTATGAAGGGACGCATGACGTGCATGCCCTCATCATGGGTCGGGCCATTACCGGCATTTCCGCTTTCTAG
- a CDS encoding TonB-dependent receptor produces MVRLCVLSSVGVAAIAWTSPALAQEDVSSKVTPPSTAGTSVYNADFFATYSPRTALDIVLRVPGFQLEEGNSDIRGFVGAAGNVVFNGARPSSKAESLSTILARIPASRVVRVEMGSGSLYGSEYSGKSQVLNVILSAEGGFDATVTASARTLRTGAIIPNLSGSATWKNGNSTFNVAAGTANDDAADEGTDTITDPDTGELIEKRRKENRYRPENPFISGTWSFEQAPNHSAHVNGRFSLFHEDFVQKNKVYPVGEPERDDRLFQYAKAPAFEIGGDITRPLGGGAIKFVALLNRRDQENLDTVLERIDGEVVGGFEQGQEVQRGETLGRLSWSHSSLFGLTYEMGAEAAFNTLDADLNLFVLGPDGFRERIDLPIDQATVEEQRAEFYVKAGKQVSSAVRVDAGLNYEYSDLAVRGDTTADRVLKFLKPSLTLDWKGKSGWHSQFSIRRTVAQLDFYDFISSAQLSDDRVNGGNADLEPQRAWEIRASVDRPLFDSGLVKLDLGYDHISMLQDRILTEEGFDAPGNIGTGKRLFAHLAIDAPLDRFGLTGVRAKFDGTIQKTRVHDPISDEMRDFSFYYPSWEWYVEVRRDIGRWAYGFDVSDRDKFTIFRANEEDINFNGGPFGNAFLEFRPTAKTTWTLNVNNLFGTHGIRDRQFTFPNRSFEGPNLREYRERNSHQQFRITYKRSFGGGTPTPAS; encoded by the coding sequence ATGGTGCGTTTGTGTGTTTTGAGTTCGGTCGGTGTCGCGGCAATCGCGTGGACCTCGCCAGCCTTGGCTCAGGAAGATGTGTCGTCAAAAGTGACCCCGCCCTCCACCGCGGGCACGTCCGTCTACAATGCGGATTTCTTCGCCACCTATTCGCCAAGGACTGCACTCGACATTGTTTTGCGCGTTCCGGGCTTCCAGCTGGAAGAGGGCAATAGCGATATCCGCGGGTTCGTGGGGGCCGCCGGAAACGTCGTCTTCAACGGCGCTCGCCCAAGTTCGAAGGCGGAATCCCTTTCTACGATCCTGGCGCGAATTCCAGCTAGCCGGGTTGTCCGGGTCGAAATGGGCAGTGGCTCACTTTACGGTTCGGAATATTCCGGCAAGAGCCAGGTGCTTAATGTGATCCTTTCGGCTGAAGGCGGTTTCGACGCCACGGTTACTGCCAGCGCGCGGACCCTGCGGACGGGCGCGATCATCCCGAACCTCTCCGGATCCGCCACGTGGAAAAACGGCAACTCCACATTTAACGTCGCTGCCGGTACGGCGAACGACGATGCCGCTGACGAGGGCACGGACACGATCACCGATCCGGATACGGGCGAGCTGATCGAGAAGCGCCGCAAGGAAAATCGCTACCGCCCCGAGAACCCGTTCATTTCGGGGACTTGGTCGTTCGAACAGGCGCCGAACCATTCTGCGCACGTCAACGGGCGATTTTCGCTGTTCCACGAGGATTTTGTCCAGAAAAATAAGGTCTATCCCGTCGGTGAGCCCGAGCGCGACGATCGCCTTTTCCAATATGCCAAGGCGCCGGCCTTCGAGATTGGCGGCGACATCACCCGTCCACTTGGCGGCGGCGCAATCAAGTTCGTCGCCTTGCTCAACCGCCGCGACCAGGAGAATCTCGATACCGTGCTCGAGCGGATCGACGGCGAAGTCGTCGGCGGTTTCGAACAGGGACAGGAAGTCCAGCGTGGCGAGACCCTCGGCCGGCTCAGCTGGAGCCACTCCAGCCTGTTCGGCCTTACCTATGAAATGGGCGCGGAAGCCGCGTTCAACACGCTCGATGCCGACCTCAACCTCTTCGTGCTCGGCCCGGACGGCTTCCGGGAGCGGATCGACCTTCCGATCGACCAGGCGACGGTCGAGGAACAGCGCGCGGAATTTTACGTCAAGGCCGGCAAGCAGGTTTCCAGCGCCGTCCGCGTCGATGCCGGGCTGAATTATGAATATTCGGATCTTGCCGTGCGCGGCGACACGACTGCAGATCGTGTCCTGAAGTTCCTGAAACCGAGTCTCACGCTCGACTGGAAGGGCAAGAGCGGCTGGCACAGCCAGTTTTCGATCCGGCGCACCGTCGCGCAGCTCGATTTCTATGACTTCATTAGCTCGGCGCAGCTCAGCGACGACCGGGTCAATGGCGGCAACGCCGACCTGGAGCCACAACGCGCTTGGGAAATACGGGCGAGCGTCGATCGGCCTCTTTTCGACAGCGGACTCGTCAAGCTCGACCTCGGCTATGACCATATCAGCATGCTGCAAGACCGGATCCTAACCGAAGAAGGCTTCGACGCTCCCGGCAACATCGGCACTGGAAAGCGGCTATTCGCCCACCTCGCAATCGACGCTCCGCTCGACCGCTTCGGCCTCACCGGGGTCCGCGCGAAATTCGACGGTACGATTCAGAAAACCCGCGTTCACGACCCGATCAGCGACGAGATGCGCGACTTCTCATTCTATTATCCATCATGGGAATGGTATGTAGAAGTGCGCCGCGACATAGGCAGGTGGGCCTATGGCTTCGACGTCAGCGATCGCGACAAGTTCACCATTTTCCGGGCGAACGAAGAAGACATCAACTTCAACGGCGGACCGTTCGGCAATGCGTTCTTGGAGTTCCGCCCCACGGCAAAGACAACCTGGACGCTCAACGTGAACAACCTGTTTGGCACACATGGCATCCGCGACCGCCAGTTCACCTTCCCGAACCGCTCGTTCGAGGGGCCGAACCTGCGCGAATATCGCGAGCGCAACTCGCACCAGCAATTCCGCATCACCTACAAGCGCAGTTTCGGCGGCGGCACGCCAACGCCAGCCAGCTAG